A part of Arthrobacter dokdonellae genomic DNA contains:
- the rmuC gene encoding DNA recombination protein RmuC: MTGIGWLVAILMLLAGLLVGAAVAALMFRRRLLAAQEQTEAAQRRAGEVNANFAAADAERRLLFNQNRALSAQQGSDSSVLQALGPVSEKLNAVQRQVSLLERDRVEQYGQLAEQLREAKDADAKLLATTMSLESALRSNNARGKWGEVQLRRVVESAGMLAHVDFDEQVHTATDDGAHRPDMVVRLPGGKELVLDAKVPLSSYLRAHDAGPSAGAQADEHLARHAKAVKAHVDSLAAKKYWTSAHNSPELVICFVPVESILSAALVADPALLDYAMTKGVVLASPISLLAILKTIAFSWRQDVLTESAKELFDLSAQLFSRLGVMGEAVAGVGASLKSSVERYNKLVGTLEARVLPTARKLNAFDPNTLVAPALVEASPRSLTAPELEERAG, encoded by the coding sequence ATGACTGGAATTGGATGGCTTGTGGCCATATTGATGTTGTTGGCCGGCCTGCTCGTGGGCGCCGCCGTGGCCGCCCTGATGTTCCGCCGGCGGCTGCTGGCTGCACAGGAGCAGACGGAGGCGGCGCAGCGGCGGGCCGGTGAGGTGAACGCGAACTTTGCCGCGGCCGACGCCGAACGCCGCCTGTTGTTCAACCAGAACCGTGCGCTTTCCGCCCAGCAGGGTTCGGATTCCTCCGTTCTGCAGGCCTTGGGTCCCGTCTCGGAAAAGCTGAACGCCGTACAGCGCCAGGTTTCCTTGCTGGAACGGGACCGGGTGGAGCAGTACGGGCAACTTGCCGAGCAGCTGCGTGAGGCGAAGGATGCCGACGCGAAGCTTCTGGCCACCACGATGTCACTGGAGTCCGCGCTGCGCTCCAACAATGCCCGGGGCAAGTGGGGTGAGGTGCAGCTGCGCCGCGTGGTGGAGTCGGCCGGCATGCTGGCCCACGTGGACTTTGACGAACAGGTCCACACGGCCACGGACGACGGCGCCCACCGTCCCGACATGGTGGTTCGCCTGCCCGGCGGCAAGGAGCTGGTGCTGGATGCGAAGGTGCCGCTGTCCTCCTACCTTCGTGCGCACGACGCCGGTCCGTCCGCAGGTGCCCAGGCGGACGAACACCTGGCGCGACACGCCAAGGCCGTCAAGGCGCATGTGGACTCGCTGGCCGCCAAAAAATACTGGACATCCGCGCACAACTCGCCGGAATTGGTGATCTGCTTTGTGCCGGTCGAGTCCATCCTGTCCGCGGCACTGGTCGCCGACCCGGCGCTCCTGGACTATGCCATGACGAAGGGCGTGGTGCTCGCTTCGCCAATTTCCCTGTTGGCGATCCTGAAGACCATCGCGTTCAGCTGGCGTCAGGACGTGCTGACCGAAAGCGCCAAGGAACTCTTTGACCTCTCGGCCCAGTTGTTCTCGCGCCTGGGCGTCATGGGCGAGGCCGTCGCCGGTGTGGGCGCGTCACTGAAATCCTCCGTGGAACGCTACAACAAGCTGGTCGGCACGCTGGAAGCGCGGGTTCTTCCCACGGCCCGAAAGCTGAACGCCTTCGACCCGAACACGTTGGTGGCTCCGGCGCTCGTGGAAGCGTCGCCCCGGTCGCTGACGGCGCCGGAGCTGGAGGAACGGGCAGGTTAG
- a CDS encoding AfsR/SARP family transcriptional regulator — MNQHHSSGTSAAVATTKTVVISRFGGDMDGLVNQKWELRLLGSWQLRLGSCQVTVGPRQQRVIAALALFGTRSRHSLASLLWPDSSEVQAAGNLRASLFHITHKLPGIVDPRHDYLSLEPDVEVDFHKIRWLIADIRDGGLAASELAQMLYHADLLPGWYDDWVIFEQERLQQLRLDGLEMLARHYLQMGDTGCATEAALAATAIEPLRESAQLVLLKCHVQAGNHVSAMQTFHDFRVRLNRELGVRPSSIFASLMDPVHSFQASAAQLPPRSRSAFP, encoded by the coding sequence TTGAACCAGCACCATTCGTCCGGAACCAGTGCAGCGGTCGCTACCACGAAAACCGTGGTGATATCGAGGTTCGGGGGAGATATGGATGGCCTCGTAAATCAGAAGTGGGAACTCAGGCTTCTGGGTTCTTGGCAACTCCGGCTCGGTAGCTGCCAGGTCACCGTCGGTCCCCGTCAGCAACGCGTCATTGCGGCCCTGGCGCTCTTCGGGACCCGTTCCCGGCATTCACTGGCAAGCCTGCTCTGGCCGGACAGTTCCGAGGTCCAGGCAGCGGGGAATCTCCGGGCCAGCCTGTTTCACATCACACATAAGCTTCCCGGCATCGTGGATCCGAGGCACGACTACCTGTCGTTGGAGCCGGACGTAGAGGTCGATTTCCATAAAATCCGCTGGCTCATTGCAGACATACGGGACGGCGGCCTGGCTGCGTCGGAGTTGGCCCAGATGCTCTACCATGCGGACCTTCTGCCCGGCTGGTATGACGACTGGGTCATCTTCGAACAGGAACGTCTACAACAGCTGCGCCTTGACGGACTGGAGATGTTGGCCCGCCACTATCTCCAGATGGGCGACACTGGATGCGCCACCGAGGCCGCACTTGCGGCAACTGCCATCGAACCGCTGCGTGAAAGTGCGCAGCTGGTGCTTCTCAAATGCCACGTTCAGGCTGGCAACCATGTCTCTGCCATGCAGACTTTTCACGACTTTCGGGTCCGGTTGAATCGGGAGCTGGGCGTAAGACCTTCTTCGATTTTTGCTTCATTGATGGATCCAGTCCACTCCTTCCAAGCCTCGGCGGCCCAACTACCGCCTCGTTCCCGCAGCGCCTTCCCATGA
- the ychF gene encoding redox-regulated ATPase YchF: MALTIGIVGLPNVGKSTLFNALTRNNVLAANYPFATIEPNVGMVSLPDPRLARLAEVFGSARLLPATVSFVDIAGIVKGASEGEGLGNKFLANIREAEAIAQVIRVFDDPDVVHVDGKVDPRSDMETINTELILADLQTIEKAVPRIEKAVKLKQREAAELNAIKDAQKVLERGDTIFASIKSDKLEMEHLKELGLLTAKPFIYVFNVDDAVLGSPERQMELRELVAPADSIFLDAKLEADLVELDEAEAREMLEMNGQDESGLDQLARVGFHTLGLQTYLTAGPKEARAWTIRQGDTAPQAAGVIHSDFQRGFIKAEVVHFQDLIDAGSMHEAKARGKVRIEGKEYVMHDGDVVEFRFNV, translated from the coding sequence GTGGCTCTTACAATTGGCATCGTCGGACTGCCCAACGTCGGCAAATCAACCCTTTTCAACGCGCTGACGCGCAACAACGTGCTCGCGGCGAATTACCCGTTCGCCACCATTGAACCCAACGTCGGCATGGTCAGCCTCCCTGATCCACGGCTGGCCAGACTGGCCGAGGTCTTTGGCTCGGCCCGGTTGCTGCCGGCCACGGTCTCCTTCGTCGACATCGCAGGGATCGTCAAGGGAGCTTCGGAGGGCGAAGGCCTGGGCAACAAGTTTCTCGCCAACATCCGCGAGGCGGAGGCCATCGCCCAAGTCATCCGCGTTTTTGACGACCCGGACGTGGTGCACGTGGACGGCAAAGTGGATCCCCGCTCCGACATGGAAACCATCAACACGGAGCTGATCCTCGCCGACCTGCAGACCATTGAGAAGGCCGTGCCGCGCATCGAGAAGGCCGTCAAGCTCAAACAGCGCGAGGCCGCCGAGCTGAACGCGATCAAGGACGCCCAGAAAGTTCTGGAACGCGGGGACACGATTTTTGCCTCCATCAAGAGCGACAAGCTGGAAATGGAGCACCTGAAGGAGCTGGGCCTCCTCACCGCCAAGCCGTTCATCTACGTCTTCAACGTCGACGACGCCGTCCTGGGAAGCCCGGAGCGCCAGATGGAGCTGCGAGAGCTCGTGGCCCCTGCAGACTCCATCTTCCTGGACGCCAAGCTGGAAGCCGACCTCGTGGAACTTGACGAGGCCGAGGCCCGCGAAATGCTCGAGATGAACGGCCAGGACGAGTCAGGCCTGGACCAGCTCGCCCGCGTGGGCTTCCACACCCTTGGCCTGCAGACATACCTGACGGCCGGGCCCAAGGAGGCCCGCGCGTGGACCATCCGCCAGGGTGACACCGCGCCCCAGGCCGCCGGCGTCATCCACTCCGACTTCCAACGCGGCTTCATCAAGGCCGAAGTGGTCCACTTCCAGGACCTGATCGACGCCGGCTCCATGCATGAGGCAAAGGCCAGGGGCAAGGTGCGCATTGAAGGCAAGGAATACGTCATGCACGACGGCGACGTGGTGGAGTTTAGGTTTAACGTCTAG
- a CDS encoding 4-hydroxy-3-methylbut-2-enyl diphosphate reductase, giving the protein MSATAVSVPIPAIPRRRRSPEEVAAAAPVAGPKRVLLAAPRGYCAGVDRAVIAVEKALEHYGPPVYVRKQIVHNVHVVSTLEERGAIFVEETDEVPEGALVVFSAHGVSPAVVQSAEDRNLRTIDATCPLVTKVHREAVRFAKAKNHILLIGHEGHEEVEGTYGEAPESTTIVNNPAEAHSVDVEDPDHLIWLSQTTLSVDETMEIVKILRDRFPNLQDPPSDDICYATTNRQVAIKKIAPQADLVIVVGSANSSNSVRLMEVALEYGAKASHRVDFANEIDESWFEGVATVGVTSGASVPEILVHDVLRLLAEYGYGDVEEVVTAEEDILFSLPKELRATLKAAGDTSRGLGGHGRVG; this is encoded by the coding sequence ATGAGCGCCACTGCGGTTTCCGTCCCCATCCCTGCCATTCCGCGCCGCCGCCGGTCGCCCGAAGAGGTGGCCGCGGCCGCCCCCGTGGCCGGCCCCAAGCGCGTCCTGCTGGCCGCCCCGCGCGGTTACTGTGCGGGCGTGGACAGGGCGGTGATCGCCGTCGAAAAGGCGTTGGAACACTACGGTCCGCCGGTTTACGTGCGCAAGCAGATTGTCCACAACGTCCATGTCGTTTCGACGCTGGAGGAACGCGGCGCCATCTTTGTCGAGGAAACCGACGAGGTCCCCGAGGGCGCCCTGGTGGTCTTCTCCGCCCATGGGGTGAGCCCCGCCGTCGTGCAGTCGGCTGAAGACCGGAATCTGCGCACCATCGACGCCACCTGCCCGCTGGTCACCAAGGTCCACCGTGAAGCCGTGCGCTTCGCCAAGGCCAAAAACCACATCCTGCTCATCGGCCACGAGGGGCATGAGGAAGTGGAAGGGACGTACGGGGAGGCACCGGAGAGCACCACCATCGTGAACAACCCTGCCGAGGCCCACTCCGTCGACGTCGAGGACCCGGACCACCTGATCTGGCTGTCGCAGACCACCTTGTCGGTCGACGAGACGATGGAGATTGTCAAGATACTGCGCGACCGCTTCCCAAACTTGCAGGACCCGCCCAGCGACGACATCTGCTATGCCACCACCAACCGCCAGGTGGCCATCAAGAAGATCGCCCCGCAGGCGGACTTGGTCATTGTGGTGGGCTCCGCCAACTCCTCCAACTCGGTGCGCCTGATGGAAGTGGCCCTGGAATACGGTGCCAAGGCTTCCCACCGCGTGGACTTCGCCAACGAGATTGACGAATCCTGGTTTGAAGGCGTGGCCACCGTCGGGGTGACCAGCGGCGCCTCCGTCCCCGAAATCCTGGTCCACGACGTGCTGCGCCTCCTCGCCGAATACGGCTACGGCGACGTCGAAGAAGTGGTCACCGCGGAGGAAGACATCCTGTTCTCGCTCCCCAAGGAACTGCGCGCCACATTGAAGGCGGCCGGGGACACCTCGCGCGGCCTGGGCGGACACGGCCGCGTAGGTTAG